Genomic window (Agrobacterium larrymoorei):
AGTAATCGCCACCTTGTGCGCCTCATCCATGACCGTGGAGATCGGCGCCTTGGCGGCATCGACGATCGGCACAGTGATCGAGTAGCCCTTGACCGGGTAAACCGGCAGGTCAAGACCGAGATGCTTGAGGAAATGCGGCGTGTAACTGCCGAGTGCGCCGATAAAGACATCCGCTTCGACCAGGCCCTTGCTCGTCTCGACGGCCTTGACGCGGCTGCCTTCGACGATAGGGCGCATGATGCCGGTGTCGTAGATGAATTTAACCCCTGCCTGCTCGGCCAGTTTCGCAAGCTCCGAGGTGAACATGAAGCAATCGCCTGTCTCATCGCCCGGTAGGCGAAGGCCACCGACGATTTTCTCGCGAGAGGAGGAAAGACCCGGTTCTGCTACAGCGCAGGCGTCACGATCGAGGATTTCGTAAGGCACGCCACCGGCTTTGAGAACCTCCACGTCCTTGCCGATGCCGTCGAACTGCTTCTGGGTGCGGAAGACTTCCAGCGTACCCTGCATGCGTTGATCATACTGAATGCCGGTCTCGTCACGAAGCGCCATCAGGCAGTCGCGGCTATATTCGGCCACGCGCACCATGCGGCTCTTATTGACGTTGTAGCGCGCGGCCGTGCAGTTGCTCAGCATCTGGATCATCCAGCGCCAGGCGGCAGGATCGGCGGTGGGGCGAATGATCAGAGGCGCGTGCTCCATGAAGAGCCACTTCAGCGCCTTCATCGGAATGCCGGGTGCGGCCCAGGGAGAAGAATAGCCGGGCGAGACTTCGCCGGCATTGGCAAAGCTTGTTTCCAGCGCCGCTGCGGGCTGGCGGTCGATGACGGTGACGGAATGTCCGGCCTTGGCCAGATACCAGGCTGAGGTAACGCCAATGACGCCGGCTCCAAGAATGGTGATGTTCATGCTGGCCTCACAGGTTTCGAGCGATGGTGGAAGAGGCGGCGGCCTGCTTTTCCGGATAGAGGTAGGCGCGACGATAGCGCTGGCCGAGCCGCGTCAGGATTTCATAGGC
Coding sequences:
- a CDS encoding D-amino acid dehydrogenase → MNITILGAGVIGVTSAWYLAKAGHSVTVIDRQPAAALETSFANAGEVSPGYSSPWAAPGIPMKALKWLFMEHAPLIIRPTADPAAWRWMIQMLSNCTAARYNVNKSRMVRVAEYSRDCLMALRDETGIQYDQRMQGTLEVFRTQKQFDGIGKDVEVLKAGGVPYEILDRDACAVAEPGLSSSREKIVGGLRLPGDETGDCFMFTSELAKLAEQAGVKFIYDTGIMRPIVEGSRVKAVETSKGLVEADVFIGALGSYTPHFLKHLGLDLPVYPVKGYSITVPIVDAAKAPISTVMDEAHKVAITRLGDRIRVGGMAEIAGFNKDLPAKRQATLRHSVEDLFGGAGDQSQAKFWCGLRPMTPDGTPVIGATRYANLYLNTGHGTLGWTMACGSARVLADLVSGNKPEIETADLAISRYAA